A section of the Plutella xylostella chromosome 18, ilPluXylo3.1, whole genome shotgun sequence genome encodes:
- the LOC105381417 gene encoding uncharacterized protein LOC105381417, giving the protein MKKLTCVMLLGLLLIQPSLSNNDDDDDEDSKDDGNDIDPEDDEVPDKRTRLPIGISRSPKRKPLECFVCAYKAETPMRACLDPNKFRVHTITCHSVEDRCFTSVIAHASAYEAVVRGCRSGCVGSPDTTCCEFDRCNNQAFSMPLPSLQKPQIVYEREREQDNLQRSEVSRRADREREKIISMADIEPPEMMETPQKAKGKANNLHPTVWFFVTILLLLQTVARVIV; this is encoded by the exons ATGAAGAAATTGACGTGTGTAATGTTATTAGGCCTACTGTTGATACAACCAAGCTTAAGCAAtaacgatgatgatgatgatga gGACTCTAAGGACGACGGCAACGATATAGATCCGGAAGATGATgaa GTGCCGGACAAGAGGACCCGTCTGCCCATCGGTATAAGTCGCAGCCCCAAGCGCAAGCCGCTGGAGTGCTTCGTGTGCGCCTACAAGGCGGAGACGCCGATGCGGGCTTGCTTGGACCCCAACAAGTTTCG AGTGCACACAATAACCTGCCACAGCGTGGAGGACCGCTGCTTCACGTCGGTGATCGCGCACGCGTCGGCCTACGAGGCCGTGGTGCGCGGGTGTCGCTCCGGCTGTGTGGGCTCCCCGGACACCACCTGCTGCGAG TTTGACCGCTGCAACAACCAAGCGTTCTCGATGCCACTGCCATCGCTGCAGAAACCACAAATAGTCTACGAGAGGGAAAGAGAACAGGACAACTTGCAGAGGTCAGAGGTCAGCAGACGAGCGgatagagagagagagaagaTAATCTCCATGGCCGATATAGAGCCACCTGAAATGATGGAAACACCTCAAAAGGCAAAAGGCAAAGCGAATAACCTGCATCCAACTGTTTGGTTCTTTGTCACGATCCTACTTCTTCTGCAAACTGTTGCCCGGGTCATTGTGTAG